In one window of Gemmatimonadota bacterium DNA:
- the queA gene encoding tRNA preQ1(34) S-adenosylmethionine ribosyltransferase-isomerase QueA — protein MRRRDGSLVSDYEYELPAERIARYPAVRRDESRLLVVPPGPARLQHHRFRDVVDLFESGDVLVVNESKVLPVRLLGRKPTGAPAEILLVRPGREMNDPYVWEALVRPGGKLKPGRTVVIADDLAVEIVDSAPGGGRLVRLITAGSVTEALERHGHVPLPPYIDRDDEPLDRERYQTVYAREAGSVAAPTAGLHFTDELLSALDAKGISWAAITLHIGVGTFRPVEADDPALHDMHHERYVVSDAAARSINSARVAGGRVWAVGTTTVRTLESVASADGVVSAGSGSTELFIRPPYAFKVVDCLLTNFHLPRSTLLMLVAALGGYERTMAAYAEAIQGPYRFYSYGDAMAVVRRP, from the coding sequence TTGCGTCGCCGCGACGGCTCACTCGTCTCTGATTACGAGTACGAGCTTCCCGCTGAGCGGATCGCGAGGTATCCCGCCGTGCGAAGGGACGAGAGTCGGCTTCTCGTCGTTCCACCGGGTCCGGCCCGCCTACAGCACCACCGCTTCCGCGACGTGGTCGACCTCTTCGAGTCCGGTGACGTGCTGGTCGTCAACGAGAGCAAAGTGCTACCGGTTCGCCTCTTGGGGCGGAAGCCCACCGGTGCGCCCGCGGAGATCCTCCTCGTGCGTCCTGGACGCGAAATGAACGATCCTTACGTGTGGGAGGCGCTGGTGCGGCCCGGCGGCAAGCTCAAGCCCGGGCGTACGGTCGTGATCGCGGACGACTTGGCGGTGGAGATCGTGGATTCGGCTCCGGGCGGTGGGCGTCTCGTGCGCCTCATCACCGCGGGCTCCGTTACGGAGGCGCTGGAGCGTCACGGACACGTGCCGCTGCCTCCCTACATCGACCGAGACGATGAGCCGCTCGATCGCGAACGTTACCAGACCGTGTACGCGCGCGAAGCGGGCTCGGTCGCCGCGCCCACGGCGGGTCTCCACTTCACCGACGAGCTATTGAGCGCGCTCGATGCCAAGGGGATTTCCTGGGCGGCGATTACGCTGCACATCGGCGTCGGTACGTTTCGGCCCGTCGAGGCGGACGATCCAGCGCTGCACGACATGCACCACGAGCGCTACGTGGTCTCCGACGCTGCCGCCCGGAGCATCAACAGTGCGCGGGTGGCGGGCGGGAGGGTGTGGGCGGTTGGGACGACCACGGTTCGAACCCTCGAGTCGGTCGCTTCGGCCGACGGCGTCGTCTCGGCTGGCAGCGGGTCGACGGAGCTGTTCATTCGCCCGCCCTACGCGTTCAAGGTCGTCGACTGCCTGCTCACGAACTTTCATCTGCCGCGGTCGACGTTGCTGATGCTGGTCGCCGCGCTCGGCGGGTACGAGCGCACGATGGCCGCCTACGCGGAGGCGATCCAGGGCCCGTACCGCTTCTACTCGTACGGCGACGCGATGGCTGTGGTGCGTCGGCCGTAG
- the ruvB gene encoding Holliday junction branch migration DNA helicase RuvB: protein MTEHTHITTPETLADDKQAEPTLRPHRLDEFIGQTKVREALSIAIQAAKQRREELDHLLFHGPPGLGKTTLAALIAREMGVNIKTTSGPVLEKPADLVSILTNQRAGDILFIDEIHRLRPIIEEFLYPAMEDWHIDIRLSDGPKAQTMTMKIEKFTLVGATTRFGRLTAPMRARFGIVQRLNYYPPDELTTIVQRSAKILGIDVSDDGAAELAKRARGTPRVANRLLRRVRDFAQVRADSRIDLGVAQDALRMLDVDEYGLDEMDARVLKTLIEKFEGGPVGLSSLAVAMGEDATTLEEVYEPFLIMEGFLMRTPQGRVATPRAFRRFGYTIPDGQKSPQGTLFVEE, encoded by the coding sequence ATGACCGAGCACACCCACATCACCACCCCGGAGACGCTCGCGGACGACAAGCAGGCGGAGCCGACGCTTCGTCCGCACCGACTCGACGAGTTCATCGGGCAGACCAAGGTGCGCGAGGCGCTTTCGATCGCGATCCAGGCCGCGAAGCAGCGTCGCGAAGAGCTTGATCATCTTCTGTTTCACGGCCCACCGGGACTGGGCAAGACCACGCTCGCGGCGCTCATCGCCCGCGAGATGGGCGTGAACATCAAGACGACGTCCGGCCCGGTGCTCGAGAAGCCGGCCGACCTGGTAAGCATCCTCACCAATCAGCGTGCGGGGGACATCCTCTTCATCGACGAGATCCACCGCCTTCGTCCTATCATCGAGGAGTTCCTCTACCCGGCGATGGAGGATTGGCACATCGACATCCGACTGTCCGACGGTCCCAAGGCCCAGACGATGACGATGAAGATCGAGAAGTTCACTCTGGTGGGCGCGACGACCCGGTTCGGCCGGCTCACGGCACCGATGCGGGCCCGCTTCGGCATCGTGCAGCGCCTCAACTACTACCCGCCCGACGAGCTCACCACGATCGTGCAGCGCAGCGCGAAAATCCTCGGCATCGACGTGTCCGACGACGGGGCCGCCGAGCTCGCGAAGCGCGCGCGCGGCACCCCCCGAGTCGCCAATCGCCTGCTCCGCCGCGTCCGGGATTTCGCGCAGGTCAGGGCGGATAGCCGCATCGACCTGGGCGTCGCGCAGGACGCGCTGCGCATGCTCGACGTCGACGAGTATGGTCTCGACGAGATGGATGCGCGTGTGTTGAAGACGCTCATCGAGAAATTCGAGGGGGGGCCGGTCGGGTTGAGCTCGCTCGCGGTCGCGATGGGGGAAGATGCGACGACGCTCGAGGAGGTGTACGAGCCGTTCCTGATCATGGAGGGCTTCCTGATGCGCACGCCTCAGGGTAGGGTCGCGACGCCGCGTGCGTTCCGCCGGTTCGGGTACACGATTCCCGACGGGCAAAAGAGTCCGCAGGGCACGCTCTTCGTCGAAGAATAG
- the ruvA gene encoding Holliday junction branch migration protein RuvA, with protein MISRLHGTLLARDTGRIELETRGGVVYEVEVPLTVLQRLPGPGAALELRTLQVVTDTSVALYGFIEAHERTLFQRLLTASGVGAKVALAMMSTYSAERLVRALVEKDTAALQQISGIGKKRAEKIALELADRVTDLAIATPSTPGQMGGAREAVQALVALGYSFTDADQAVRNVLESGAPDSTEDLIRQALAKG; from the coding sequence ATGATCTCGCGCCTGCACGGGACTTTGCTCGCCCGTGACACCGGCCGGATCGAGCTCGAGACCCGGGGTGGCGTGGTTTACGAGGTCGAGGTGCCGCTCACCGTGCTCCAGCGGCTCCCCGGACCGGGTGCCGCGCTGGAGCTGAGAACGCTTCAGGTCGTGACCGACACTTCGGTCGCGCTCTACGGCTTCATCGAGGCGCACGAGCGCACGCTGTTCCAGCGCTTGCTCACGGCGTCCGGAGTCGGGGCCAAGGTCGCGCTCGCGATGATGTCGACGTACTCGGCGGAGCGGCTGGTTCGTGCGCTCGTCGAGAAGGATACGGCTGCGCTTCAGCAGATCAGCGGCATCGGCAAGAAGAGGGCCGAGAAGATCGCGCTGGAGCTCGCCGACAGGGTCACCGACCTCGCGATCGCGACTCCGAGTACGCCCGGGCAGATGGGTGGAGCGCGAGAGGCAGTGCAGGCGCTCGTGGCGCTCGGCTACTCCTTCACCGATGCGGATCAAGCGGTGCGCAACGTGCTCGAGAGCGGCGCCCCCGACTCGACCGAGGACCTGATCCGACAGGCACTGGCGAAGGGCTGA
- the ruvC gene encoding crossover junction endodeoxyribonuclease RuvC, with product MTDGRSSEEVIILGIDPGTAATGYGVVARRSGGAVSLVECGVIRTSTKETLANRIREIFEGVAGLIERHEPFAVSVENVFHGKNAQSALKLGHVRGVILLAAALRQIPIAEYAPRQIKKAVVGSGNASKEQVGFMVKQQLRLKDAPTPADAADGVAAALCHALMGSFPT from the coding sequence GTGACGGACGGACGCAGCTCGGAAGAAGTCATCATCCTCGGCATCGACCCAGGTACGGCGGCCACAGGGTACGGCGTCGTCGCGCGCCGAAGTGGCGGCGCCGTCTCGCTGGTGGAGTGCGGGGTCATCCGGACGTCCACCAAGGAGACCCTCGCGAACCGGATTCGTGAGATCTTCGAGGGCGTCGCCGGCCTCATCGAGCGACACGAACCTTTCGCGGTATCGGTCGAGAACGTCTTCCACGGCAAGAACGCGCAGAGCGCGCTCAAGCTCGGGCACGTGCGCGGGGTGATCCTGCTGGCCGCGGCCCTGCGTCAAATCCCGATCGCCGAGTACGCTCCTCGGCAGATCAAGAAGGCAGTGGTCGGTTCCGGCAACGCTTCCAAGGAGCAGGTCGGATTCATGGTGAAGCAGCAGCTCCGATTGAAAGATGCGCCGACTCCGGCTGATGCGGCGGATGGGGTCGCGGCCGCGCTGTGCCACGCTCTGATGGGGAGCTTCCCCACATGA
- a CDS encoding YebC/PmpR family DNA-binding transcriptional regulator encodes MSGHNKWSKIKRKKGANDAKRGALFTKLIREITVAAREGGGDPEYNARLRLAVDTAKSNSMPADNIERAIKKGTGELEGVSYEEITYEGYGPGGVALFIECLTDNTNRTVADVRHALAKFDGSLGTDGSVAWQFERKGVFTIDASRYSEDSVFEAAIDAGAEDVADYGDEFVVTAEPADFMRVQAGLEKAGIEITSAELTRIAKNEMAVTGKDAVRLLKLLHWLDDLDDVQKVHSNADIDEAVLAEAM; translated from the coding sequence GTGTCCGGCCATAACAAGTGGTCCAAGATCAAGCGCAAGAAGGGCGCCAACGACGCAAAGCGCGGGGCCCTCTTCACCAAGCTCATCCGAGAGATCACCGTCGCGGCGCGCGAGGGCGGCGGTGACCCCGAGTACAACGCGCGCCTCCGGCTCGCAGTCGACACCGCGAAGTCCAACTCCATGCCTGCCGACAACATCGAGCGGGCGATCAAGAAAGGCACGGGCGAGCTCGAGGGCGTGAGCTACGAGGAGATCACTTACGAGGGTTACGGCCCTGGCGGTGTGGCGCTCTTCATCGAGTGTCTCACGGACAACACCAACCGGACGGTCGCGGACGTGCGCCACGCGCTGGCGAAGTTCGACGGCAGCCTCGGGACCGACGGGTCGGTCGCCTGGCAGTTCGAGCGGAAGGGCGTGTTTACCATCGACGCCTCTCGCTACAGCGAGGACTCGGTTTTCGAGGCGGCGATCGATGCGGGCGCGGAGGATGTAGCGGACTATGGCGACGAGTTCGTCGTCACGGCTGAGCCCGCCGACTTCATGAGAGTTCAGGCCGGCCTCGAGAAGGCCGGAATCGAAATCACCTCGGCCGAGCTCACACGGATCGCGAAGAACGAGATGGCGGTGACCGGCAAAGATGCCGTTAGGCTGCTGAAGCTGCTCCACTGGCTCGACGATCTCGACGACGTGCAAAAGGTTCATTCCAACGCCGATATCGACGAGGCGGTTCTCGCCGAGGCGATGTGA
- a CDS encoding DUF481 domain-containing protein produces MRLSHKLLLLPFALVFAPIVGAVAQESNGYSRPNVFFDCDGRNCNDQYYRTEIDWVNWVRDREVADVHVIMTSLTTGSGGREYRLDFLGHGSQDGYEDTHLFQTLSTDTDREQLDQISHMLGIGLALFANTAGYRGLVTLTRPDPESAGQGQRLVSRDEVDDPWNLWAFRISGSANLDGESTRSTTRVTGSLSASRVTPTWKINLRGNVNHNRVDIELDDGDFLDVRTDYGFNPLVVYSIADHWSVGFEGTAGRSTRTNQDFRAELTPGVEYSVFPYDEATRRSFTFYYKIGPGYRNYFETTLLGEDSETRFEQSLQIQFSQRQTWGDASFSIRGSHYLHDFERNNLSLRGDIDFRIVRGLSVNARGDVAWVDDQIYLSAGGTTDEEALLRLRQRATSFNYGLQVGFSIQFGSIFNNVVNNRFRRAGFGGFGGGGFGRGR; encoded by the coding sequence ATGCGCCTTTCCCATAAACTCCTGTTGCTCCCGTTCGCGCTCGTCTTCGCACCGATCGTCGGGGCGGTGGCCCAGGAAAGCAACGGCTACAGCCGTCCGAACGTCTTTTTCGACTGCGATGGACGGAACTGCAACGACCAGTACTACCGCACTGAGATCGACTGGGTGAACTGGGTCCGGGACCGGGAGGTGGCGGACGTGCACGTCATCATGACGAGCCTCACCACCGGCTCGGGTGGACGAGAGTACCGTCTCGATTTCCTGGGCCACGGCTCGCAGGATGGGTACGAAGACACGCACCTCTTCCAGACGCTCTCCACGGACACGGACCGTGAGCAGCTCGACCAGATCTCGCACATGCTGGGCATCGGGTTGGCACTCTTCGCGAACACGGCGGGGTATCGCGGGCTCGTGACGCTCACGCGCCCCGATCCCGAAAGCGCGGGGCAGGGGCAGCGACTCGTGTCCCGGGACGAGGTAGACGATCCGTGGAACCTGTGGGCCTTCCGTATCAGCGGGAGCGCAAATCTGGACGGTGAGTCCACACGCAGCACTACACGTGTCACCGGGAGCCTCTCGGCGAGCCGCGTGACTCCGACTTGGAAGATCAATCTACGCGGAAACGTCAACCACAACCGGGTAGACATCGAACTGGACGACGGCGACTTCCTCGATGTGCGAACCGACTACGGCTTCAACCCTCTCGTCGTCTATTCGATCGCCGACCACTGGTCCGTCGGCTTCGAGGGCACTGCCGGGCGAAGTACCCGGACCAATCAAGACTTCAGGGCCGAGCTCACGCCTGGCGTAGAGTACAGCGTTTTCCCGTACGACGAGGCGACGAGGCGCTCGTTCACGTTCTACTACAAGATCGGGCCCGGGTACCGCAACTACTTCGAGACGACCTTGCTCGGCGAGGACTCGGAGACACGATTCGAGCAGTCGCTTCAGATTCAGTTCTCCCAGCGTCAGACCTGGGGCGATGCCTCTTTCAGCATCAGGGGCTCGCACTACCTGCACGACTTCGAGCGCAACAACCTCTCCCTGCGCGGCGATATCGACTTCCGCATCGTGCGCGGCCTCAGCGTGAACGCGCGTGGGGACGTAGCGTGGGTCGACGACCAGATCTACCTGTCGGCCGGTGGCACGACGGACGAGGAGGCTCTGCTCCGGCTTCGCCAGCGGGCTACGTCGTTCAACTACGGTCTCCAGGTCGGCTTCTCCATTCAGTTCGGCTCGATCTTCAACAACGTCGTGAACAACCGCTTCCGCCGCGCCGGTTTTGGGGGCTTTGGTGGCGGAGGCTTCGGCAGGGGGCGCTAG
- a CDS encoding amidase translates to MELTVDQIQAAYADGEYTAVELTRAFLDRIEQYEDHYNAFISMNPDALLIAADLDELYASTGPVGPLHGVPVVIKDNIDQAGRVTTAGFEGFSSATGGVDMIPDDNAAVVDRLRAAGAIILGKTNLPDFAGHGTRTESTVAGVTLNPYNVDKVPGGSSGGTATAVNASFAVLGLGTETGGSLQNPASAQGLVAVKATYGLAPIEGIVPVSGTYVDVVGPLARTVRDAARTLDVIAGPTPEDPATYAAVGHMPEGGYLAALDSATLEGKRFGLVGPGWRSQWLPLDPLTEAEYRDAIATLESLGAEVVEDPFEGSGFIELYGERGRVPSQRAYDMLVYMQGLGPNAPFDSVEEWEALSGREFRWGRRRGGRGGRGGRGPAPPARPSATEAGDAFQAWRMRMRELYRGVLEEHDLDGLFFPQAGAPNRDLIEDPERPDYKPNNWPELPSNIINHLGVPVVTVPYSYYEDGTPFVLAFIGDLWTEAELLGYAYVLEQATKARVPPRLSVTPRG, encoded by the coding sequence GTGGAACTCACCGTCGACCAGATCCAGGCCGCATACGCCGACGGGGAATACACTGCGGTAGAGCTCACGCGCGCATTCCTCGATCGCATCGAACAGTACGAGGACCACTACAACGCGTTCATCTCGATGAACCCCGACGCGTTGCTCATCGCTGCCGATCTGGACGAGCTGTACGCTTCCACTGGGCCCGTGGGCCCGCTGCACGGCGTGCCCGTCGTCATCAAGGACAACATCGACCAGGCCGGACGAGTCACGACGGCGGGCTTCGAAGGCTTCAGCAGCGCGACCGGTGGCGTCGACATGATCCCGGACGACAACGCCGCCGTCGTCGACCGCCTCCGGGCCGCCGGCGCGATCATACTCGGAAAGACCAACCTGCCCGATTTCGCGGGCCATGGGACGCGCACCGAGAGCACCGTCGCCGGGGTGACGCTCAACCCGTACAACGTGGACAAGGTGCCCGGTGGGTCGAGCGGTGGGACCGCGACCGCGGTCAACGCCAGCTTCGCGGTGCTCGGGCTCGGGACCGAGACGGGTGGTTCGCTGCAAAACCCGGCTTCGGCTCAAGGGCTGGTCGCGGTGAAGGCCACATACGGTCTCGCTCCTATCGAGGGCATCGTGCCGGTGAGCGGGACATACGTAGACGTGGTAGGCCCGCTGGCTCGCACGGTGCGCGATGCAGCCCGGACGCTCGATGTGATCGCGGGTCCGACGCCCGAGGATCCCGCGACGTACGCTGCGGTGGGTCACATGCCCGAGGGTGGCTATCTCGCTGCGCTCGACAGTGCGACGCTCGAGGGCAAGCGCTTCGGGCTCGTGGGTCCTGGCTGGCGCAGCCAGTGGCTCCCACTCGATCCGCTGACCGAGGCCGAGTACCGGGACGCGATCGCCACGCTGGAAAGTCTTGGTGCCGAGGTCGTGGAGGATCCGTTCGAGGGCAGCGGCTTCATCGAGCTGTATGGCGAGCGCGGCCGGGTCCCTTCGCAGCGCGCATACGACATGCTCGTCTATATGCAGGGCCTGGGGCCGAACGCTCCGTTCGATAGCGTCGAGGAATGGGAGGCTCTGAGCGGCCGGGAGTTCCGGTGGGGACGTAGGCGCGGTGGGCGTGGCGGGCGTGGCGGGCGCGGCCCCGCGCCGCCTGCGAGGCCGAGTGCGACCGAGGCCGGGGATGCCTTCCAGGCGTGGCGTATGCGGATGCGTGAGCTGTATCGCGGCGTGCTCGAAGAGCACGATCTGGACGGGCTCTTCTTCCCCCAGGCGGGCGCGCCGAACCGTGATTTGATTGAAGATCCGGAGCGTCCGGATTACAAGCCGAACAACTGGCCGGAGCTGCCCAGCAACATCATCAACCACTTGGGCGTACCGGTCGTGACGGTGCCGTACAGCTACTACGAGGACGGTACGCCGTTCGTGCTCGCGTTCATCGGGGATCTGTGGACCGAGGCCGAGTTGCTCGGCTACGCGTATGTGCTGGAGCAAGCGACGAAGGCGCGGGTTCCTCCTCGCTTGTCGGTGACACCTCGGGGTTAG
- a CDS encoding peptidase dimerization domain-containing protein: MRRLILLALFGAVTTANAADVTAQADSRLSALKDEAEQMVQDRAQLVQQIIDHLFSFGELGMQEFESQRYLTELLEAEGFEIELGIAGIPSAWTARWSNGTGSPVIAMGSDVDGIPQSNQKPGVAYRDPIIPMAPGHGEGHNSGQAVNIVSALVVKELMERENIDGTLLLWPGVAEELVASKAFFVREGVFDGVDVNLFTHVSNGFGMSWGQAGGNALWSVQFRFTGESAHSAGSPWRGRSALDAIMLMGQAWEFKREHLRPAARSHYIIVEGGDQPNVVPQTATIWFYFRERDYELTKEQYDAAVLMAQGAALMTGTQVDTIMTVGSAWGRHFSKPVAEVTYANIERVGMPEWSDDDRRFAEAFQAEMGVDITGLPDTIGSLRGPVDLSRSLGGGSDDIGDVSWNMPTVTLRYPSNMSGGPGHNWANGIAMATPIAHKGGVAGAKVQALTLLDLFLDGETVEAAWDYFNDVQTVETEYIPFIAPTDQPAIWLNEDKMARWRPLMRPFYFDATRFDTYLEQLGIEYPTIRTRPISEDGEGQDGG, encoded by the coding sequence ATGCGCCGATTGATTCTTCTCGCGCTCTTCGGGGCCGTGACGACTGCCAACGCCGCTGACGTCACGGCGCAGGCCGACTCCCGCCTCTCGGCGCTCAAGGACGAAGCAGAGCAGATGGTCCAGGACCGAGCCCAGCTCGTCCAGCAGATCATCGATCATCTCTTCTCGTTCGGTGAGCTCGGGATGCAGGAGTTCGAGAGCCAGCGCTACTTGACCGAGCTACTCGAGGCGGAGGGCTTCGAGATCGAGCTGGGCATCGCAGGCATACCGAGCGCGTGGACAGCTCGATGGTCGAACGGCACGGGCTCGCCGGTGATCGCGATGGGCTCGGACGTCGACGGCATCCCGCAGTCGAACCAGAAGCCGGGCGTGGCGTACCGCGACCCGATCATTCCCATGGCGCCGGGGCACGGCGAGGGGCACAACTCGGGTCAGGCGGTAAACATCGTCAGCGCTCTAGTCGTGAAGGAGCTGATGGAGCGGGAGAACATCGACGGGACGCTGCTGCTCTGGCCGGGCGTCGCGGAGGAGTTGGTTGCGTCGAAAGCGTTTTTTGTCCGCGAAGGCGTCTTCGACGGCGTCGATGTGAACCTCTTCACGCACGTGTCAAACGGCTTCGGCATGAGCTGGGGGCAGGCCGGAGGAAACGCGCTCTGGTCGGTTCAGTTCCGCTTCACGGGTGAAAGCGCTCACTCGGCGGGGTCACCGTGGCGGGGCCGCTCCGCGCTCGATGCCATTATGCTCATGGGGCAGGCGTGGGAGTTCAAGCGCGAGCACCTGCGGCCGGCGGCGCGGTCGCACTACATCATCGTCGAGGGTGGCGACCAGCCCAACGTGGTGCCTCAAACCGCGACGATCTGGTTCTACTTCCGGGAGCGTGACTACGAGCTCACCAAGGAGCAATACGACGCGGCGGTCCTGATGGCCCAGGGCGCGGCCCTCATGACGGGCACCCAGGTCGACACGATCATGACGGTCGGATCGGCGTGGGGTCGGCACTTCAGCAAGCCGGTCGCGGAGGTCACCTACGCCAATATCGAGCGCGTAGGCATGCCGGAGTGGAGCGACGACGACCGGCGCTTCGCCGAGGCGTTCCAGGCCGAGATGGGGGTTGACATCACCGGCCTTCCGGACACGATCGGCTCTCTTCGTGGTCCGGTCGACCTGTCGCGATCCCTCGGCGGCGGCTCGGACGACATCGGCGACGTTTCCTGGAACATGCCCACCGTGACGCTCCGCTATCCGTCGAACATGAGTGGCGGTCCCGGACACAACTGGGCGAACGGAATCGCGATGGCGACCCCGATCGCGCACAAGGGTGGAGTCGCGGGCGCGAAGGTCCAGGCTCTGACACTGCTCGACCTCTTTCTCGATGGGGAGACCGTCGAAGCCGCCTGGGACTACTTCAACGACGTACAGACCGTTGAAACGGAATACATTCCGTTCATCGCGCCGACGGACCAACCTGCGATCTGGCTTAACGAGGACAAGATGGCGCGGTGGCGCCCCCTGATGCGTCCCTTCTACTTCGACGCGACGCGCTTCGACACGTATCTCGAGCAGCTCGGGATCGAGTATCCGACGATTCGCACCCGGCCGATCTCCGAGGATGGCGAGGGGCAGGACGGGGGCTGA
- a CDS encoding FAD:protein FMN transferase has translation MAPPLFSALALVASMQAAPSDSSQLVSREAWVMGTRLGVVVEAASVAEASQATENVIREVERLERILSTWDPRSEMHAVNTADVGRPIAPGAELVSLLAEAERYSRISGAAFDARIGALVDAWDLRGAGVVPAADALLAALKATGASAISVDERTGIVTRHAAAAWIDTGGFGKGAALRSAARGLESANVDRALIDLGGQLWAQGSAHNPWSVYVAHPTERQRPVARLEVHGVSVATSGTSERFIEIDGVRWGHILDPRTGHPSPAWGSVTVVSADPLEADALATALYVMGPQAGLAWAERYPELDALFLEAEGGALTASWTRGMERWLIEPPVSSTPHPQTRTEQEENHR, from the coding sequence GTGGCTCCCCCCCTTTTCTCGGCCTTGGCGCTCGTCGCCTCCATGCAGGCCGCCCCGAGCGACTCGTCACAGCTAGTCTCGCGAGAGGCATGGGTGATGGGCACGAGACTCGGAGTGGTCGTGGAAGCCGCCTCGGTGGCCGAGGCGAGCCAGGCCACCGAGAACGTCATCCGTGAGGTCGAACGGCTCGAGCGCATCTTGAGCACCTGGGATCCGCGGAGCGAAATGCACGCGGTCAACACCGCGGACGTCGGGAGACCGATCGCCCCAGGGGCGGAGCTCGTGTCCTTGCTCGCCGAGGCTGAGCGATACTCCCGCATCTCGGGGGCCGCCTTCGACGCTCGAATCGGAGCGCTCGTCGACGCGTGGGACCTCCGCGGCGCTGGAGTCGTGCCGGCGGCAGACGCGCTTCTGGCGGCACTGAAGGCCACGGGTGCGAGCGCCATCTCAGTCGACGAGCGCACCGGTATCGTCACCCGACACGCGGCCGCCGCCTGGATCGACACGGGAGGCTTCGGAAAGGGAGCCGCACTTCGTTCAGCGGCCCGTGGACTCGAGTCGGCAAATGTAGACCGGGCTCTCATCGATCTCGGCGGCCAACTGTGGGCGCAGGGGAGCGCACATAATCCCTGGTCCGTGTATGTCGCTCACCCTACGGAGCGACAACGTCCGGTCGCCCGACTCGAAGTGCACGGCGTTTCGGTCGCCACGAGCGGTACATCCGAGCGCTTCATCGAGATCGACGGCGTGCGCTGGGGACACATCCTCGACCCTCGGACCGGGCACCCTTCGCCCGCGTGGGGAAGTGTGACCGTCGTGAGCGCCGACCCGCTCGAAGCCGATGCCCTGGCCACCGCCCTCTATGTAATGGGCCCACAGGCAGGCCTCGCGTGGGCTGAGCGTTACCCGGAGTTGGACGCGCTCTTCCTGGAGGCGGAGGGCGGAGCGTTGACCGCTAGTTGGACTCGAGGCATGGAGCGGTGGTTGATCGAGCCTCCCGTCTCCTCGACCCCTCACCCGCAGACGCGAACAGAGCAAGAAGAAAACCACCGATGA
- a CDS encoding FMN-binding protein has product MTRTGVAAGALAVVAWASSVSAQTLTQDEALALAFPGAEVERRTAFLDEAQLARASALAGPDVDVESTVVTYYVAIRRGEPAGVAYFDADRVRTLPQVLMIVVGTDGRLARVETVSFREPPEYRAPGGWLQQFAGRALDDDLSLKGGIANITGATLTSGAVTRATRRVMALHAIIDPFSANAR; this is encoded by the coding sequence TTGACGCGCACGGGAGTGGCGGCAGGCGCACTCGCCGTAGTCGCGTGGGCCTCCTCGGTCTCCGCGCAGACGCTGACCCAGGACGAGGCGTTGGCTCTGGCGTTCCCGGGCGCAGAAGTGGAGCGGCGCACTGCGTTCCTGGACGAAGCCCAGCTCGCACGAGCGTCAGCGCTCGCAGGCCCCGATGTCGACGTGGAATCGACGGTGGTGACGTACTACGTCGCGATTCGGCGGGGAGAGCCTGCCGGCGTAGCCTACTTCGACGCGGATCGAGTGCGCACGCTCCCGCAGGTGCTGATGATCGTGGTCGGCACCGATGGCCGGCTTGCTCGTGTCGAGACCGTCAGCTTCAGAGAGCCGCCGGAGTACCGCGCCCCGGGCGGGTGGCTGCAACAATTCGCCGGCCGCGCACTGGATGACGACCTCTCTCTCAAGGGGGGGATCGCCAACATCACCGGGGCCACGTTGACCTCCGGAGCGGTGACGCGCGCAACGCGTCGTGTGATGGCGCTCCATGCGATCATC